In one window of Candidatus Scalindua sp. DNA:
- a CDS encoding YfhO family protein, which yields MCREKDNSSTKYLIIIIPFTLLILYLVFDIHFLFFNDAMNFFFPRLASMKEQLLHGYLPFWDPYVGFGTTMFPTVAMATFENSLLLLFSSKDTLVFTGIFHIFLGLYFFFLMARSLRLSSYASIVGGIIWCFNGYHTFFIHDQSIFGAAVFLPLIIYSFIKFSEQGKAYIWLILSAFAFSFQALYGRPSDQVYNFMLCLLFFVFYTHLVSRNTGNCWKISVNRVFWFSLVTIVLGLLLSAFFVIPYINTLLSSSRFLGDSSLSLESHATRIIPFFSVIELILPNFINTYPSLYTRGFVGFVPFVLMVASLRSDFKWKYIFFGIFCIGILMVFPFGLFDLFRKLPFQKSTWEPTRFITYIMLSASILSAVGFDALFKKQISEREYECFKRGFCFFLLVGVISMAALFVFLFIPNKHVIGFHLNICFMSYGVLVLLYLAFIKKLRFKYAFYICITGLICTFYLNNVNDKNDGNVVQKYELFSRHYPQKEWVEKLRVESKTKFFRIADNTFYRGFWPHLLVPTASFYTTVPSLDHILYFNKLIKDATVLSPDIKNLTSLFYDLANVRYFVLNKNRASDFNSTIYPPVHYDEERNVVLLENRKAFPRFYFVSGYKPIAGRDETVKFMQEMEKSDPSWFVDNVVLSKNEKEPNLPAGSKKAKILEVDYGGNLIDIKIDSEEDTILVVSDAYSDGWKAFLDGRPHVMYRANLLFRAVPVPEGIHTLSMKYRPPFFDLGVAISIGSFVMVAALSIFLCRKKY from the coding sequence ATGTGCAGAGAAAAAGATAACTCATCAACGAAGTATCTCATTATCATCATTCCATTTACATTGCTCATTTTATATCTAGTGTTTGATATCCATTTTCTCTTTTTTAACGATGCGATGAACTTTTTTTTTCCTCGGCTCGCATCTATGAAAGAGCAATTGTTACATGGATATCTCCCGTTCTGGGATCCTTATGTGGGGTTTGGAACAACAATGTTTCCCACTGTAGCAATGGCTACTTTTGAAAATAGTCTCTTATTACTTTTTTCCTCAAAAGATACACTTGTCTTTACTGGTATCTTCCATATTTTCCTGGGCCTATATTTTTTCTTTTTGATGGCTCGAAGTTTGAGACTATCTTCATATGCTTCAATTGTTGGTGGTATCATATGGTGTTTTAATGGCTACCATACATTTTTTATTCATGATCAGTCGATTTTTGGCGCAGCCGTCTTCCTGCCGCTCATAATCTACAGTTTTATAAAATTTTCTGAACAGGGGAAGGCATATATCTGGTTAATCCTGTCTGCTTTTGCATTCTCTTTCCAGGCGTTGTACGGCCGACCATCTGACCAGGTATATAATTTCATGCTTTGCCTGTTATTTTTTGTCTTTTATACGCACCTGGTGAGTAGGAATACAGGTAATTGCTGGAAAATATCTGTTAATAGGGTTTTCTGGTTTTCACTCGTTACTATTGTTCTCGGCCTTCTTCTTTCAGCTTTCTTCGTTATCCCTTATATCAACACTCTCTTAAGCTCATCCCGTTTCCTCGGTGACAGTTCGCTTTCATTAGAAAGTCACGCAACACGTATTATTCCTTTTTTTTCTGTAATTGAACTGATTTTACCAAACTTTATCAATACGTATCCTTCTTTGTACACAAGAGGGTTTGTCGGGTTTGTACCATTTGTTTTAATGGTAGCGAGTCTTAGGTCAGATTTCAAATGGAAATATATTTTTTTTGGGATTTTCTGTATCGGTATCCTGATGGTGTTCCCTTTTGGTTTGTTTGATCTCTTTCGGAAATTACCGTTCCAGAAAAGCACATGGGAGCCTACCCGATTTATTACCTATATCATGCTTAGCGCTTCAATATTGTCGGCAGTCGGCTTTGATGCTCTCTTTAAGAAGCAGATTTCAGAAAGAGAGTATGAGTGTTTTAAGCGCGGATTCTGCTTCTTCCTTCTTGTGGGTGTAATATCCATGGCAGCTCTCTTTGTTTTTTTGTTTATTCCTAATAAACATGTTATTGGGTTTCACCTCAATATATGCTTTATGAGTTATGGAGTATTAGTTTTACTCTATCTGGCTTTTATAAAAAAATTGAGATTCAAGTATGCTTTTTATATTTGCATTACGGGTTTGATCTGCACTTTTTATCTTAATAATGTGAACGATAAAAATGATGGCAATGTTGTACAGAAATATGAGTTGTTTTCCCGTCATTATCCTCAAAAAGAGTGGGTAGAGAAATTAAGGGTGGAGAGCAAGACCAAGTTTTTTAGGATTGCCGATAATACTTTCTACAGGGGGTTCTGGCCTCATCTCTTAGTTCCTACGGCCTCCTTTTATACAACGGTACCCAGTCTGGATCATATCCTGTATTTTAATAAACTCATAAAAGACGCTACTGTATTAAGTCCGGATATAAAAAACCTGACCTCTCTTTTTTATGATCTTGCCAATGTCAGGTATTTTGTCCTGAACAAGAACAGGGCAAGTGATTTCAATTCAACCATTTACCCTCCTGTACATTATGATGAGGAGCGGAACGTTGTACTGCTGGAAAACAGGAAGGCATTTCCACGTTTTTATTTTGTGAGTGGATATAAACCGATAGCCGGCAGGGATGAAACGGTGAAGTTCATGCAGGAAATGGAGAAGAGTGATCCATCATGGTTTGTTGATAATGTCGTTCTCTCAAAAAATGAAAAGGAGCCTAATTTGCCTGCAGGGAGTAAAAAGGCGAAAATTCTGGAAGTAGATTATGGCGGTAATCTGATTGACATAAAAATTGATTCGGAAGAGGATACGATTCTCGTTGTTTCGGATGCCTATTCAGATGGATGGAAGGCATTTTTAGATGGCAGACCCCATGTCATGTACCGCGCCAATCTTCTCTTCCGGGCGGTACCTGTTCCCGAAGGGATACACACTCTTTCAATGAAATACCGCCCCCCATTTTTTGACCTGGGCGTGGCCATTTCCATCGGCAGTTTTGTAATGGTAGCCGCTCTGTCGATCTTTCTTTGCAGAAAGAAATATTGA
- a CDS encoding glycosyltransferase family 4 protein, giving the protein MKNRIVTVDVRLIHASGIGTYIQNLIPRVISSCPHLRFHLLAHSDELKNYSWTHNENVTIIDFQSPIYSLAEQGEFFRKIPRGTVLFWSPHYNIPLLYRGKLLVTVHDVFHVAMPTFVNGLHRRLYARCMFKIIGRKADAVLTVSKFTENELVRLIGMERNKIYAVHNGIDTAWFQPRKDEMPRRNPFLLYVGNVKPHKNLSMLCEAFERVKDMIPHDLVIVGKREGFITGDSSVIAKAAGLEERIEFTGHVPDTILKQYFTQADVLVFPSLYEGFGLPPLEAMASGCPVIASDIESLREVCGDAALFCDPYSSKDIADKIQQIIHDSDVRGRLQQKGLKRAEQFTWDKCSEKVLSVIARVLDS; this is encoded by the coding sequence TTGAAGAACAGAATTGTAACGGTAGATGTCCGCCTGATACATGCATCAGGAATCGGCACCTATATACAGAACCTCATACCCAGGGTGATCAGCTCCTGCCCGCATCTCAGGTTTCATCTTCTGGCTCATTCTGATGAGCTGAAAAACTACTCCTGGACACATAACGAGAACGTGACGATTATAGATTTTCAGTCACCCATCTACTCTCTCGCTGAACAGGGAGAGTTTTTTCGAAAGATACCAAGGGGTACTGTCCTGTTCTGGTCGCCTCACTATAATATTCCCCTTCTCTATCGGGGGAAGTTGCTGGTAACTGTACATGATGTGTTTCATGTCGCAATGCCGACCTTTGTGAACGGTCTTCACCGGCGCCTCTATGCCAGGTGTATGTTTAAGATTATAGGGAGAAAAGCTGATGCTGTATTGACCGTATCAAAATTTACAGAGAACGAGCTGGTACGGCTGATCGGAATGGAAAGGAACAAAATTTATGCGGTACATAATGGAATAGACACGGCATGGTTTCAACCTCGAAAAGATGAAATGCCTCGAAGGAATCCTTTCCTGCTTTATGTGGGAAATGTTAAGCCTCACAAGAATCTTTCAATGCTCTGCGAGGCCTTCGAGAGGGTAAAGGATATGATTCCCCACGATTTAGTCATTGTCGGGAAGAGAGAGGGTTTTATCACAGGTGACTCATCTGTGATTGCAAAAGCGGCGGGTCTGGAGGAGAGAATAGAGTTTACGGGGCATGTCCCTGACACTATCCTGAAGCAATATTTTACACAGGCAGACGTCCTTGTATTTCCCTCTCTCTATGAAGGTTTTGGATTACCGCCTCTTGAAGCGATGGCCAGCGGGTGTCCAGTGATAGCTTCAGATATTGAGTCTCTCCGTGAGGTCTGCGGTGACGCGGCACTGTTTTGTGATCCGTACAGTTCAAAGGATATTGCAGATAAAATACAGCAAATCATACATGATTCTGACGTGAGAGGAAGACTTCAGCAGAAAGGGTTAAAACGTGCTGAACAGTTTACCTGGGATAAGTGTTCGGAGAAGGTGTTAAGCGTGATTGCGCGGGTTTTGGATTCGTGA
- a CDS encoding undecaprenyl-phosphate glucose phosphotransferase has product MLKKHSKFFETLVLICDWLTLVCSWILAYYLRFNIQIVPVYKGIPPFTIYLSLLLIIIPLWGVVFKTFGLYRPRRISTKIAEIMDISKATTISTLLLISLTFFIRQYEFSRLTFLFFWIISIVALCISRILFREFFRYIRKKGYNLRYALIVGTGNLAQEMTEKLQNHPELGIKIRGFLREDTSQESDTLKGIPILDSFKNIRNVIITNEIDIVFIALPLQAHMELKSLLDNIADEMVTIMVIPDLFEFITLRSGVDEFEGLPVISLRDSPLYGWNMIVKRGTDIFLSAFIIVVTSPLMLVITLLTKLTSKGPVFYKQERMGLDGNIFTMLKFRTMRIHAEKESGPVWTAKDDNRRTVIGSFLRKTSLDEIPQFLNVLRGEMSIVGPRPERPYFIEQFRNKIPKYMLRHKMKAGITGWAQVNGWRGNTSLEKRIEYDLYYIENWSFLFDFEIMWLTIWRGLANKNAY; this is encoded by the coding sequence ATGTTAAAAAAGCATAGTAAATTTTTTGAAACACTGGTGTTGATCTGTGACTGGCTGACACTCGTCTGTTCGTGGATCCTGGCCTATTATTTACGGTTTAACATCCAGATTGTTCCCGTATACAAGGGTATTCCTCCTTTTACCATCTACCTCTCGCTTCTTCTTATTATTATTCCGCTGTGGGGTGTGGTATTCAAGACATTCGGTCTCTATCGACCGAGAAGGATATCGACGAAGATTGCTGAGATAATGGATATCTCCAAGGCAACGACAATCTCGACGCTGCTTCTCATCTCCTTGACGTTTTTCATAAGACAATATGAGTTCTCGAGGCTCACGTTTCTCTTTTTCTGGATAATAAGTATTGTTGCATTGTGTATCAGCAGGATTCTTTTTCGTGAATTTTTCCGATATATCAGGAAGAAGGGGTATAACTTACGGTATGCCCTCATAGTAGGGACAGGAAATCTGGCTCAGGAGATGACTGAGAAGCTGCAGAATCACCCTGAGCTCGGAATTAAGATAAGGGGATTTTTACGGGAGGACACTTCGCAGGAATCGGATACACTGAAAGGGATCCCCATACTTGATTCATTTAAGAATATTCGTAATGTAATCATTACCAATGAGATCGATATAGTCTTCATTGCTCTTCCTCTTCAAGCTCATATGGAATTGAAATCACTTCTTGATAATATTGCTGATGAGATGGTTACCATCATGGTCATACCGGATCTCTTTGAATTTATCACGTTGAGAAGCGGTGTTGATGAGTTTGAGGGGTTGCCGGTAATCAGTTTAAGAGATTCTCCGTTATACGGTTGGAATATGATTGTAAAGAGAGGTACTGATATCTTCTTGTCTGCTTTCATAATAGTAGTTACTTCCCCCTTAATGCTGGTAATAACGCTATTGACGAAACTGACATCGAAGGGTCCTGTATTCTATAAGCAGGAGCGAATGGGGCTTGATGGAAATATTTTTACCATGCTGAAATTCCGAACCATGAGGATTCATGCCGAAAAGGAGTCCGGTCCTGTATGGACGGCAAAGGACGATAACCGCAGGACAGTAATTGGTTCTTTCCTGAGAAAGACAAGTCTTGATGAAATCCCTCAGTTTCTCAATGTGCTCAGGGGAGAGATGAGTATTGTTGGTCCCAGACCGGAGAGACCATACTTTATCGAGCAATTTCGAAATAAGATACCCAAGTATATGCTTCGGCACAAGATGAAGGCCGGTATTACCGGTTGGGCCCAGGTGAACGGGTGGAGGGGGAATACCTCTCTTGAAAAGCGGATTGAGTATGATTTGTACTATATAGAAAATTGGAGTTTTCTGTTTGATTTTGAAATAATGTGGTTGACAATCTGGAGGGGGCTGGCAAACAAAAATGCATACTAG
- a CDS encoding discoidin domain-containing protein: MNNNKKDLEYFKRLKYDIVIRKKKDGFLLSIHELSLLEEDKDIEKAYEKLEYEKDKYFQKMIENGYQEHIGEPKCKKTKNDSSWNPAPFFIKLFAIVLIVVIVLSTKNTISRSLKYFDTVAKAVAQTAEDISQTLNLEDTVFKVTDTLDSIQLAKREKNLFLKYRPLFPLDLYASNSLDNFPIEFAFDSDPNTFWHSSTNNAYLIMKFEFPSRLKALSITSRPDLHGIQGPEKCFIEGSNDNKNWEHIDNISYLKWKKRETKIVSVENRDKYYVYYKFSFTIQEKESYISIVEMGLYH; this comes from the coding sequence ATGAACAATAATAAAAAAGATTTGGAATATTTTAAGAGACTAAAATACGATATAGTCATAAGAAAAAAGAAGGATGGGTTTTTACTCTCCATTCATGAATTATCTCTTTTAGAAGAAGATAAAGATATTGAAAAGGCCTACGAGAAATTAGAATATGAAAAAGACAAATATTTCCAAAAAATGATAGAAAATGGATATCAGGAGCATATTGGAGAACCTAAATGTAAAAAAACAAAAAATGATTCTTCATGGAATCCAGCTCCTTTTTTTATAAAACTTTTTGCGATTGTTTTAATTGTCGTAATTGTGCTTTCAACAAAAAATACCATTTCTCGATCTCTCAAATATTTTGATACTGTTGCGAAAGCCGTAGCTCAAACCGCTGAGGATATTTCGCAAACCCTAAATCTTGAAGACACGGTTTTTAAGGTTACAGATACTCTTGATAGCATACAGCTAGCGAAAAGAGAGAAAAATTTATTTTTAAAATATAGACCCCTCTTTCCTCTAGATTTATATGCTAGTAATAGTCTGGACAACTTCCCAATTGAATTTGCTTTTGATTCAGACCCAAATACATTTTGGCACTCTTCAACCAACAATGCTTATCTGATAATGAAATTTGAATTTCCATCCAGATTAAAGGCATTGAGCATAACCTCACGCCCTGATCTTCACGGAATACAGGGTCCTGAAAAGTGTTTTATTGAAGGATCAAATGACAATAAAAATTGGGAGCACATCGATAACATCTCATACTTAAAATGGAAAAAGAGAGAGACTAAAATAGTATCGGTCGAAAACCGTGACAAATATTACGTATACTATAAATTTAGTTTTACAATTCAGGAAAAAGAGAGCTATATATCTATTGTAGAAATGGGTCTCTACCACTAA
- a CDS encoding glycosyltransferase has translation MKVALVHDWLTGMRGGEKVLEVFCELFPHAHVYTLLHLKGSVSETIENMDIRTSFVQNLPLARSNYRRYLPLYPFAIEKFDLAGYDLVLSSSHCVAKGVIKGADTLHICYCFTPMRYIWDLYDLYFGKGRSNIVTRGCMYLLVGYLRRWDVASSKRVDKFVAISRYITDRIQKYYNREPDIIYPPVDCGYFTTASSGGDYYLMVSPLAPNKRVDIAIGAFNKLNIPLKIIGSGQEEKRLQKLAGKNIELMGWQSDEVVRDHYAHCKALIFPGVEDFGIVPLEAQACGKPVIAYGFGGVLDTIVPLDEGGGMTKSGDTTGSSATGIFFYRQDSDSLVQAVLRFEDKKDVFDREKIREHALSFDRAIFKDKMKSYIEKKYSEFKLSGKVT, from the coding sequence ATGAAAGTTGCACTTGTACATGATTGGCTGACGGGTATGCGGGGTGGAGAGAAAGTCCTTGAGGTCTTTTGCGAACTTTTTCCTCATGCACACGTCTATACCCTGTTACATTTGAAAGGTAGTGTCTCGGAGACCATTGAGAATATGGATATCCGGACATCATTTGTGCAGAATCTTCCTCTGGCCAGGAGTAATTACCGCCGTTACCTGCCACTTTATCCATTTGCTATTGAAAAATTTGATCTCGCTGGATACGATCTTGTCTTGTCAAGCAGTCACTGTGTAGCAAAGGGTGTTATAAAAGGAGCTGACACACTGCATATCTGTTACTGTTTTACTCCAATGAGATATATATGGGATCTGTACGATCTCTATTTCGGGAAGGGACGATCAAATATTGTTACGAGAGGGTGCATGTATCTGCTCGTTGGCTATCTGAGGAGATGGGATGTGGCAAGCAGTAAACGGGTGGACAAGTTTGTCGCAATTTCAAGGTATATTACCGACAGGATACAGAAATATTACAACAGGGAACCGGATATCATATATCCACCGGTTGATTGCGGCTATTTTACCACTGCATCATCCGGTGGAGATTACTATCTCATGGTCTCTCCATTGGCACCCAATAAACGGGTCGATATCGCCATTGGAGCGTTCAATAAACTCAACATACCGCTGAAGATAATAGGTTCCGGTCAGGAAGAAAAAAGGTTGCAGAAATTGGCGGGTAAAAATATCGAGCTTATGGGGTGGCAATCAGACGAGGTGGTTAGAGATCACTATGCACATTGTAAGGCCCTGATCTTTCCGGGGGTGGAAGACTTCGGTATCGTACCGCTGGAGGCACAGGCGTGCGGGAAACCCGTAATAGCCTATGGATTCGGAGGTGTACTGGATACCATCGTGCCATTAGATGAAGGCGGAGGGATGACGAAAAGCGGAGACACGACAGGCAGTAGTGCAACAGGTATCTTCTTTTACCGTCAGGACTCTGACTCTTTAGTACAGGCGGTATTACGTTTTGAGGATAAAAAAGATGTATTTGACAGGGAAAAAATCAGGGAACATGCTTTATCGTTTGATAGAGCTATTTTTAAGGATAAGATGAAAAGTTATATTGAGAAAAAATATAGTGAATTCAAGTTGTCTGGCAAGGTAACTTGA
- a CDS encoding DMT family transporter, which produces MNWFAYAFICALSIGTADALTKKALKNNDTYFMAWVRFGFAAPFTIVLIPFVEIPELDLLFYLTTFLLLPLDIIALLLYLKAIRISPLSLTLPFLSLTPVFLIGTSYSILGELPDKTGVVGIILVAAGAYLLNIHAVHQGILGPIRAIGRERGSLLMIIVAFLFSITSNLGKVAVQHSNPAFFTVFYSFLLSISLFLVIQFKTERIVSRVASQPLLFLCIGICMAIMMMTHLKAISLVEVSYMISVKRLSLLFGVMYGALFFKERNIRERFLGSVTMILGIILISLF; this is translated from the coding sequence ATGAATTGGTTTGCATACGCCTTTATCTGTGCTTTAAGTATTGGAACAGCAGATGCCCTCACCAAGAAGGCCCTTAAAAATAATGATACCTACTTTATGGCGTGGGTGAGATTTGGATTTGCGGCTCCTTTTACGATCGTTCTCATTCCCTTTGTCGAGATACCGGAACTTGACCTACTCTTTTATCTTACAACCTTTTTACTTCTTCCCCTGGACATTATTGCACTGCTTCTTTACCTGAAGGCAATACGTATTTCACCCCTGTCGTTAACCTTGCCATTTCTCTCCCTGACTCCCGTCTTTCTTATTGGTACATCCTATAGCATTCTGGGAGAGCTGCCGGACAAAACCGGGGTTGTCGGGATTATTCTCGTTGCAGCCGGCGCCTATCTGCTTAACATTCATGCGGTGCATCAGGGAATTTTAGGACCGATCAGGGCAATTGGAAGAGAGAGAGGGTCACTCTTAATGATCATCGTTGCATTTTTATTCAGCATCACATCAAACCTGGGCAAGGTCGCTGTCCAGCACTCAAACCCGGCATTTTTTACGGTCTTCTATTCATTCCTGCTTTCGATTTCCCTGTTTTTGGTTATACAGTTCAAAACAGAGCGTATTGTATCCCGGGTTGCTTCTCAGCCTTTGCTTTTTCTCTGTATCGGGATATGCATGGCGATCATGATGATGACCCATTTAAAGGCCATCAGCCTTGTAGAGGTCTCTTATATGATTTCGGTAAAACGTCTGAGTCTCCTCTTCGGAGTTATGTACGGGGCACTGTTTTTTAAGGAGAGAAATATCAGGGAAAGGTTCCTGGGGAGTGTTACAATGATTCTGGGAATTATACTGATTTCTCTCTTTTAA
- a CDS encoding methylenetetrahydrofolate reductase yields the protein MDTQNNNNFKSGSNLEKLLRRGEFVVTAELGPPRGASREAVEEKAKILKGFADAYNLTDCQTAMVRLSSIASGAMLLNMGMEPIIQMTCRDRNRIAMQSDILGAAALGMKNILCLTGDHQCFGDHPEAKGVFDLDSVQQLNMFRQMRDESTFQSGGEMKVAPRLFLGSAANPFADPFRFRAPRLSKKIKAGADFIQTQIIYNMKKFEEWMGQVRDMGLHEKVSILAGITPIKSLGMARYMKNNVPGLDVPDEIIKRLEGAKDKKAEGITICLETIEQVRRIEGVAGVHLMAIEWEETIPEIVERAGLLPRPTP from the coding sequence ATGGATACCCAAAACAACAATAATTTCAAGTCGGGAAGCAACCTGGAAAAATTGCTCAGGAGAGGTGAGTTTGTCGTTACAGCAGAACTGGGTCCACCGAGAGGTGCGAGCCGCGAAGCGGTTGAGGAGAAAGCGAAAATCTTAAAGGGCTTTGCTGACGCCTATAACTTGACGGATTGCCAGACCGCAATGGTTCGGCTTTCCAGTATCGCAAGTGGAGCTATGCTTCTTAACATGGGAATGGAACCGATCATACAGATGACGTGCAGAGACAGAAATAGAATAGCGATGCAGAGTGATATTCTTGGAGCAGCAGCCTTAGGTATGAAGAATATCCTCTGTTTAACAGGAGACCATCAGTGCTTTGGTGATCATCCCGAAGCAAAGGGTGTCTTTGACCTCGATTCAGTCCAACAGCTTAACATGTTCAGGCAGATGAGAGATGAAAGTACATTTCAGTCGGGAGGAGAGATGAAAGTTGCACCAAGACTGTTCCTTGGCTCTGCAGCCAACCCTTTTGCTGATCCCTTCCGGTTCAGAGCTCCCAGGCTTTCCAAGAAAATAAAGGCTGGGGCAGATTTTATCCAGACACAGATAATATATAATATGAAAAAATTTGAAGAGTGGATGGGACAGGTACGCGATATGGGACTCCATGAAAAAGTCTCTATCCTGGCAGGAATCACCCCTATCAAATCACTGGGAATGGCCAGGTATATGAAAAATAATGTTCCAGGATTAGATGTGCCGGATGAGATCATAAAGCGTTTAGAGGGAGCAAAAGACAAGAAAGCCGAAGGCATAACTATCTGCCTTGAAACGATTGAACAGGTACGGAGGATTGAAGGGGTTGCCGGTGTCCATCTCATGGCAATTGAATGGGAAGAGACAATACCCGAGATTGTAGAGAGAGCAGGATTACTCCCGAGGCCAACTCCATGA
- a CDS encoding FAD-dependent oxidoreductase, with the protein MARIFEGKTKKRLETDEEAPCIVACPIRQDARDYIQLIAREQFSKAMQVVAERNALPSACGRICTHPCETECRRNILDKPIAIAWLKRFLADGNFSDKAVSSPEDEDKTTGPVKINYPEKIAIIGSGPAGLAAANDLSLLGYRCTVFEAFSEPGGMLRLGVPTYRLPRNFLDKDIDLIKRLGVEIRFNTTFGKDITFEGLKSDGYDVTFLAVGLPITRRLPIEGVDSDGVLKGITFLESENCNGNARVGKKVVVIGGGAVAMDCARTALRLGPDEVHIVCLESRSEMPTTDYEIEETLHEGAILHPSLGPKRILETDGRVAGLETLKVRSIFDNQGRFNPSFYENSESVIEADTIILAIGQSSDLSFLKDHKLIGITRGGTISADPETLHTGMPGVFAGGDIVLGRGTLTMGLGHGKKAALSIHNYLRKTTLTDYKFRDIKPLGELAEKRVDTIKKEARCEMPTLPPRTRITHSEEVELGFSEEMAVREAMRCMNCGNGATVSEEVCIACLTCVRVCPFEIPRIEKDENSAYIDGDCQSCGICVIECPARAIEFKGTYEDMGNSQLDEVFKEAAGTGSIIVNFYCGCNVNLFGDKLPQNIKHVNILGLGKLSPSLILKAFEKGADAALVTSCDDSCHFGDHCNSWAEKRVEIAQGFLSSIGLEKERIKSMKLSSHNREEYLQTINQMIEDIRNGYPKQQ; encoded by the coding sequence ATGGCAAGGATTTTTGAAGGTAAAACAAAAAAAAGACTGGAAACCGACGAAGAAGCTCCATGCATAGTTGCCTGTCCGATACGCCAGGATGCAAGGGACTATATTCAGCTCATTGCAAGAGAACAATTTAGCAAAGCCATGCAGGTAGTAGCCGAAAGAAATGCGCTTCCATCAGCATGCGGTAGAATCTGTACACATCCATGTGAGACCGAATGCCGAAGAAATATTCTTGACAAACCCATTGCAATTGCATGGCTTAAGCGTTTTCTCGCAGATGGTAATTTCTCAGATAAAGCCGTTTCCTCTCCTGAAGATGAGGATAAAACTACAGGACCAGTCAAAATTAACTATCCTGAAAAGATTGCCATTATCGGTTCAGGTCCCGCAGGGTTGGCAGCAGCAAATGATTTATCACTCCTTGGTTACAGATGCACTGTTTTCGAGGCATTTTCTGAACCCGGAGGAATGCTTCGCCTCGGTGTCCCTACTTACCGTCTACCAAGAAATTTTCTTGATAAAGACATTGATCTCATCAAAAGACTGGGAGTGGAAATAAGATTTAATACTACGTTCGGAAAAGATATTACGTTTGAGGGATTAAAGAGTGATGGCTACGATGTTACGTTTCTGGCTGTAGGGCTGCCGATTACAAGGAGACTGCCGATTGAAGGTGTCGATTCAGATGGGGTCCTGAAGGGGATCACATTTCTCGAAAGTGAAAACTGCAATGGCAATGCTCGAGTAGGAAAAAAGGTAGTGGTCATTGGCGGCGGAGCTGTTGCGATGGATTGTGCAAGGACCGCCCTCAGGCTGGGACCGGATGAGGTTCATATCGTGTGCCTAGAGTCAAGGAGCGAAATGCCGACAACTGATTACGAGATTGAAGAGACACTTCATGAGGGGGCAATACTTCATCCATCACTGGGGCCGAAGAGAATTCTTGAGACAGATGGGAGAGTGGCCGGCCTTGAAACACTGAAGGTCAGATCCATTTTTGATAACCAGGGAAGATTTAATCCGTCATTTTACGAAAACAGCGAATCTGTGATAGAGGCGGACACCATTATCCTGGCTATTGGACAATCGTCTGATTTGTCTTTTCTCAAAGATCATAAACTGATAGGGATTACCAGAGGCGGAACAATATCGGCTGATCCTGAAACCTTACATACCGGTATGCCCGGTGTCTTTGCCGGCGGTGATATAGTGCTGGGAAGAGGCACCCTTACAATGGGTCTCGGTCACGGTAAGAAGGCGGCTCTGTCTATCCATAATTATCTGAGAAAAACCACCTTAACCGACTATAAGTTCCGGGATATAAAACCTCTTGGGGAACTTGCAGAGAAAAGGGTGGATACGATAAAAAAAGAGGCAAGGTGTGAGATGCCTACCCTGCCGCCCAGGACGAGAATCACCCATTCTGAAGAGGTTGAGCTGGGTTTTTCCGAGGAGATGGCAGTACGTGAAGCAATGCGTTGCATGAACTGCGGTAATGGTGCAACCGTCTCGGAAGAGGTATGTATTGCATGTTTGACCTGTGTCAGGGTGTGCCCTTTTGAGATTCCCAGGATAGAAAAAGATGAAAATTCTGCCTATATTGATGGAGACTGTCAATCATGCGGAATCTGTGTTATTGAATGCCCTGCCAGGGCAATTGAGTTTAAGGGTACGTATGAAGACATGGGAAACTCACAGCTTGATGAAGTCTTTAAAGAAGCTGCTGGTACCGGTTCGATAATCGTAAACTTCTATTGCGGTTGTAACGTAAACCTCTTTGGAGATAAACTTCCTCAAAACATCAAGCACGTAAACATCCTTGGATTAGGGAAATTAAGCCCTTCACTTATCCTTAAGGCCTTTGAGAAAGGCGCAGATGCAGCACTGGTCACATCCTGCGATGACTCCTGTCATTTCGGTGACCACTGTAACAGCTGGGCTGAGAAACGGGTAGAAATTGCACAAGGATTTCTCTCATCGATCGGTTTAGAGAAAGAAAGAATAAAGAGTATGAAACTCTCTTCCCATAATAGAGAGGAGTATTTACAGACAATAAATCAAATGATTGAAGATATTCGAAATGGATACCCAAAACAACAATAA